The DNA window GGCCTACAGGCTTGCTGAGGACAGGGGCGTTATGCTGCCTGTCATGGTCGGCTATGATGGCTACGTGATGAGCCACACGACGGAGCCGGTGGTGGTTGAGGACAGGGCCAGCGTCCTCAAGTTCGCGCCCAAGAGGCCGTACCCCTACAGGCTTGACCCCGACAAGCCCGTTACGATTGGGCCCATAGTGCCGCCCGAGTACTACTATGAATTAAAGTACCAGCAGGTGAAGGCCATGGAGGGCGTCCCCGAGAAGGCCGAGGACGTAGATAGGGAGTTCCAGAAGGCCTTCGGCCGCGGCTACGGCATAATGGAGTGCTACATGTGCGAGGGGGCCGATGCCCTCATAGTTGCAAACGCCAGCTACGCAGCCACGCTCAAGAGCGTCCTGCCGGACGCCTGGAGGGAGGGCCTGAAGGTCGGCCTCCTGAGGCTCAGGCTCTACAGGCCGTTCCCAGCCAAGCACTTCGTGAACTACACCTCGAACGTCAAGAGCGTCCTGGTGATAGACAGAGCCATAAGCTACGGCGCCCCGTACCAGGGGCCACTCGCCAACGAGATAGCTGGCCTCAAGGTAAGGGAGGACCTGGGCTTCAACCTGACTAGCGTCGTTGCCGGCATAGGGCAGAGGGCTATGGAGCCTGAGGACTTCTTGGCCCTGGCCCGCCTCGCGTGGGAGGCGAGGACCAGGAAGTATCCTGAGACCATATTCTACGGGGTGAGGGAGTGATGGCACAGCAGGCGGGCAAGTCGCTCAGGATAAAGAGCCTGTTCGACCTGCCCAGGGAGGAGCTCTTCATAAGCGGCCACGGCCTCTGCGCAGGCTGCACGGCTGGGACAATAATGAGGATGCTGACCAAGGTAGCCGGCAAGGACACGATAATAGTCAACGCCACGGGCTGCGTCGAGGTAGCAACAACCAGGTACCCGTACTCCAACTGGCTGGTGCCGTGGTTCCACTCAGCCTTCGAGAACGCAGGGGCCAGCGCCAGCGGCATAGCCAGGACCATAGAGGTCCTGAAGAGGAAGGGTGTAATACCAAAGGACAAGCAGGCGAAGGTTGTAGTAGTAGCGGGCGACGGCGGCACTGTTGACATAGGCCTCCAGAGCCTAAGCGGCATGCTCGAGAGGCGCGACCCCGTAATGTACGTGCTCTACGACAACGAGGCATACATGAACACAGGCATACAGAGGAGCGGCGCCACGCCGTTCCACGCGTGGACCACCACGACGCCGGCAGGCAAGGTCTGGAGGGGCGAGTGGAGGACGAAGAAGGACATAGCTATGATAGTTGCGGCGCACAGGATACCTTACGTCGCCACAGCTAACCCCGCCTACCCGCAGGACATGATAAACAAGTTCGCCAGGGGCCTCGAGGTCCTTGACGAGGGGCCGTCATTCATACACGTCCTCATGGCGTGCACCACTGGCTGGAGGTTTGACCCAGCCCTCGGCATAACCATATCAAGGCTTGCAACGGAGACCGGCGTGTTCCCGCTCTACGAGATAGACCACGGCAACTTCAGGGTCACCTTCCCGGTAGCCAAGAGGAAGCCCGTCTCGGAGTACCTCAAGCTGCAGGGCAGGTTCGCCCACCTGACGCCTGCTGAGATAGAGGAGATACAGAAGCTCGTAAACGAGAGGGTGGCAGAGATAAACAAGCTTGCGGGCAAGGAGGTCATAGGCCCCGTAGCCAAGTAGCCTTCTTTATACATATCTGTATCCAACTAATCACGTCCTTTTTTCCTGAAACGTTTAAATAGTGGTCCTACCGTAACGCGGGCTGAGGCGACCCACCTTTGTGGTGGAGAGGGAGCCCGGCCCTGAGTCCGGGCAAGGGAGCCCTGACGGTCAGTCCGGCGGGGGTAGCCGCGGCTTTGTATCGCGGTCTCCCCCAGGTCATCTTGTAGAGTCCGACCTAAAGCTGAGCAGGTCGCTCGGCTTCTGGCACTACGTCGGCTTAAACATTGGTGCCATCATAGGAGCCGGCTGGCTCCTGGCACCTCTGGGCGCAGCCGCCTTCGCTGGTCCGCTCTCCATAGCCTCCTGGCTCGTAGCAGCCGTCCTGGTGATCTTCATGGCGCTTGCCTACGCCTACCTCGCGGGCTTAGCGCCCAGGACAGGCGGCGTGGTCAGGTACCCCCAGATGGCCCACGGAGACCTGGCTGGCTTCGTCACCGGCGTCCTCTACCTGCTCTCCATATCATCACTTATGCCGGCCGAGGCCATAGCTGTCGTCAGCTACGCAAGCTACTACGTTCCTGGCCTCGTGACCAGGGCAACTGTGCTGGGCCAGCCCGTCACTGTGGTCACATGGAAGGGCATGCTGCTGGCCCTGGCCATAGTTGCGCTCGTGTTCCTCATCAACTACTTCGGAGTTAAGTTAGTTGGTAATGTGAGCCTGGGCCTCATGATCTGGAAGGTGATAGTGCCGCTCGTTGCAATCGTCGCACTGTTCGCCCTCGCCTTCAACCCCCATAACCTAACCCTCCAGGGCCCGACCCAGGCGTCCTCCATGGGCCTCACCGGGGCGGCCGCCGTCCTGATGGCCATACCGCTCGCGGGCATAGCCTACGCGATGCTGGGCTTCAGGCAGGCCGTCGACTACGGCGGCGAGGGCAGGAGCTCCTCCAGGGACGTCCCACTGGCAGTGATAACCTCAGTCCTCATAGCTTCAATAATCTTCATCCTGCTCCAGGTGGCCTTCATAGGCGGCCTCAGGTGGTCTGCCATAACCGTCGGCTCGCCTAGCGACGCAGCCCCGCTAACCCCTGGCAACTGGAGCGGGCTGGCGACCTCCAACATAGCCTCAGCCCCGCTGGCCAGCGAGCTAGCCCTAGCTGGGCTCGGGGCCCTGAGCGTGCTGATGATAATAGACGCCTGGGTGTCGCCTCTGGGCAACTCCATAATACAGATGGGCAACCTGGCCAGGATAGTTTATGGCATAGCCGCAAACGGCCACCTGCCCTCCAGGCTGACCTCGCTCAACAGGTACGCCGTGCCGGGCCTGGGCCTCCTAGTGGCCCTAGCCCTAGGGCTCGCCTTCATGGTCCCGCTGCCCAGCTGGTACGCCATAGGTGGCTACGCCGTGCTCACCACGCTGATGACCTACGTGACGGGCGGCACGGCGCTCGGGGCCTTCTCAAGGAGAGGCCGCGCGGTCTTCAAGGTAGTTGGTGCCCTGGGGGCCATGGCGGCGGCGCTGCTGGCCTACTGGGCCGGCATGACCCTCATGATACCCGTCTTCATGACGTTCATCTCAGGCGTAGCGGCCTACCTAGTGATAAGGGGCGTTACCGGCCAGAGGAGCCTGCTGAGCATCGGGATCCCCTACGCGGCCGTCATCGCCTTCGTTGACTACATGCTGGCTGTTAACGTCTTCTACCCCATCAGCTCAGGGTTAACGACCTCAGCCCATGAGGTGACCGCCCTGGTAACCATCTCGCTGGCGCTCTCGGCCGCCGAGACCGCTGTAGCGCTGGTCTCCTATGCCTTGGTCGGCGGGCCTGAGGAAAGGAAGGCCGTGAGGTCTGGCGCCTGGTTCGTGACCCTGGCGTTCCTGATATTCCTGATAGACGTGATTGGCCCGTACGGGCTGTCCTCAGTCTACGGGGGCAGCCCGCTCCTGCCCTTCCCCTACGACCTGGTCACCGTGGCGGCTGGCGCTGTGACCCTTTACGTGGTGGCGGTCCTCACGGCGCCTTAGAGTTCCCATAGAACACACCTTCATGTTTTTCTTGTGTTGACCTCTGCCATAGGCCTTCGTCACAGGAGGTGGTGGGCCCGGGGGGATTTGAACCCCCGACCACAGGGACCCGAGTCGGGCGCCATGTCACCTCGGCACTGGCGTACCCCGCATCCTGCCAGGCTGGACTACGGGCCCACCAAGGGAGGAGCAGCTGGCCAACATATTTAAGCCTTGAGGGGTTCAGCTCTCACAAGTTCACGTGATACGTTTTCATCGCCTCACCCTTATTTCCCGCGCCCCGCTCGGGTTTCATCGGGCCCGGGGCGCTCAGGGTTACCCCAGGGGCCCCACATCTTGAGCGTCCTGCTACATACCTCCTGTAGATGTTGACTATAGCGATGACGTCCCCTATCTGCCTCAAAGCCGCACCTTGCTGACATCTCGCGTTTTGTGCTGTCTTCCCACTTTACCTTGAAATAAGGCTTCCAATACTCCCTCCAGACCCCTCGGCAAGCTCGGAGAGGCTCGCGGCCGCTGCCAGAAGCGCCTTCAACTTCCCCTCGTCAGGCCTCTCGCTGCCCATTACCTTGGTCAGCGTGTAGAGCTTCACAACTAACTCCGCGTAATCCTTCACGTCTGACCTGTGGCAGAGGGTGTTTACCCGTGGCGTACTTTTCCTTACTTTTAATCTAGTTCCGCCGCGGGCACCCCTCTTAAGGGATCACACGCGGTCACCCTTAAGTCACTGGGGCTTGTCGAGGGAAACGCCGCTACCCTCCCGTCCACTTTTATCACTCCCACCCTCGTTGAGCAGCGCCCGTCATCAGGTGGGGGGTCACCAATGAAAGCTGCCTCGGTAATGCTATATAAAAGTAACTTGTCAAAACAATATTTAGAAGTAATTAAAAATAACTAGTAGTTATGTAGAGGCGTTACAGTCTCCTCGACAGGGTTCTCCAGTGTCCTCCCCACGTCAGCCTCTAAGTGGACGATAGCGTAGATGCTGACAATAGAGCTCATGCCTCTGGGCCTCATTCATCACAGCTGTGACCCTGATGAGACGAAGGGGGAGCCGTGGGTCTGGGCTGCCCTGAGGGGCGGAGCCCCGTGATATGGGCCCCCATGAAAGGGGCCCTGAGGGCCGCGAGGCCAAGGCGGAGGCCCAATAAATGATATCGAGCCCTATGAAACCTAAACCCCCTGGACCAGCTTTGAGCTTACCATAGGGAACGGCAGCGCCTCCTTTATGCTGTTGACGCCAACTAACATCATTACCAGCCTGTCTATGCCGACGCCCAGGCCGCCCGTTGGTGGCATGCCGTAGCTGAGGGCCCTCACGAAGTCAACGTCGTATGGGTGGGCCTCAAGGTCGCCCCTCTTCCTCATCTCCTGCTCCTCCTTGAACAGCTTGTCCTGTAGGACCGGGTCGTTAAGCTCGCTGTATGCGTTGGCGAGCTCGACTCCCGCCACGTAGAGCTCAAACCTCTCCACGAGCCCAGGCTTTGACCTGTGGGGCTTGCAGAGTGGCGTCGTCTCAATGGGGTAGTCGAGCACGAACGTCGGCTGTATAAGCTTAGGTGTGACGAGCTTGTCGAAGAGCTTCTCTATCATCAGCCCCCTCGAGTAGACTCCTCCCCTCGGCACCAGGCCCAGCTGGTCAAGCATGTGCTTCATCTCGTCGTCACTGACGGAGTCTAAGCTCTTACCTATGGCCTCGGAGAGCAGGTCAAACATGGTGGCCCTCCTGAACCTCTGGCCAACGTCGACCTCGGCGACGCTGCCGTCTGGCATGGGTATCTTTAGCTTGGTGGTGCCCAGGACCCTCTGGGCCACAGCCCTTATCATGTCCTCCGTCAGGTCCATGATGTCGTTGTAGTCAGCGTAGGCCCAGTAGAGCTCCATCATGGTGAACTCAGGGTTGTGGGTCACGTCTATGTCCTCGTTCCTGAAGACCTTGCCTATCTCGAAGACCTTGTCAAAGCCCCCGACTATGAACCTCTTAAGGTAGAGCTCGAGCGATATCCTGAGGTACCAGTCCTCGTCAAGGGCGTTGACGTGCGTCATAAAGGGCCTTGCCAGGGCCCCGCCGTAGACCGGCTGAAGGACGGGCGTCTCGACCTCGACGAAGCCCCTTGAGTACAGGTACTGCCTTATCTCCCTTATGGTGTTGAACCTTATCTCCATGGCCCTTCTGGCCTGGTCGTTGTAGAGGAAGTCCACGTACCTGTGGGCGTACCTGAACTCAGGCGTCAGCTTTGTCCAGTCCGGGGGCTCTATGAGGGCCTTGGCGAGCAGCTGGTAGTCCTTGACCAGCAGGGACAGCTCGCCCTTCATGGTGTAGAACAGGTCGCCCGTGACCCCTATTATGTCGCCCCTGCCGACGAAGTGCAGGAAGTCATCATACCTGTCGCCGAGCTCGTTAACTCTGAGGTAGAGCTGAAGCCTCTCCCCCTCGTCGAAGATGTCAACAAACGACGCCTTGCCGTGCCTCCTTATGTTGGCGACCCTGCCCGCGGTTGACACGCCAGCCACGAAGGGCTCGTGGGGCTTGTCCGGCCTTGATGCCGCCAGCTCCCTTATCTGCCTGATCGTGTGCGTTACGGGGAACTTGTGGGGGTAGGGGTTTATGCCCCTGGCCTTGAGCTCGTCAAGCAGCTTGAGCCTCTCCTTGTCCCACTCCACGCTCAAGATCGCTGCCCACTGAGCTATACCTTGGGCTAACTTTTAAAGCTGGCCCCCTCCCTGCCCTGAAGGGTTAAGGCTTTTCAAATGTTAAGGCCTCTGGCCACCTCCTTAAGCCACTCTGAGATCTCCAGCGCCGCCACCTCGGCGAGGGTACCCAGGGCCCTCGAGCCGCAGGCCTTGGCCGCCTCCTCGGCCTCAGAGGCTATCCTGCCTGGCAGGAGGGCCAGCGGGGCTATGCAGTCTGCGCACCCATCCATTACCACGTTAAGCCCCTGGAGGGTCAGCACAGCTGCTATCCTGCCCACGTCGTCCAGCTGCTCCTCGAGGTGCCTCTTGGCGGGCCAGAAGTAGAGCCTGACGCTCGTGCACCCGGCCTCCCGGGCTGCCCTTGCAATGGCTGCTGCCGTGAGCTCCGTCGGTATGTGACCGACCCACCTGGCGCCCGCGGAGGCGGCCGCAGCCATGATCTCCCTGGCGTGGCCCCCACCCATTGGCATCAGTAAGGCCACGGCGTCGCCCGAGCCCAGCCTGAGGGAGCCCACCTCTGATACCTTAACTAGAGCCGCGCCCCTAAAGTGGGCCGCCAGCTCCTTAAGCTTAGAGTCGTCCCCTCCCGGGTCGTGGTAAACTAGGTACAGCAAAAGGACCTCTCCCGCGGCCATATGTGTTTCATACAAAAATAAATCGGTATATACTAGCTTAGTTTGAGTGGCGCTGAACATAGGCAACGCCTCTAATAGTGCTAAGGCGCCCTAGGGCCGGCGCTGCCCTTGGAGTCCGAGGACTTCGACATAAATGCACTTGAAGTCTACGGCGTGACGTTCAGGGACTCGTGCTTCCTCAGGCTCTCCCCTGAGGCTGAAGACCTGGCGGAGAGGGCCTACAGGGAGCTGGCGCCGCTCTCGAGGGGCGTCGTTATCGTATCCACCTGCAACAGGTTTGAGGTCTACCTTGACTCGCCCGCCCGCGGAAGGGTTGAGGAGGCTATCGGGGGGCTCTTCACGTGCGGCTTCCACCTCTCAGGCGTAGACGCAGCCAGGCACCTGCTCAGGGTGGCCTCAGGACTTGAGTCAGCCATACTTGGCGAGGACGAGGTCCTCGGGCAGGTCAGGGAGGCCTGGGTCAACGCCAGGAGGCGCGGCTACAGCAGCGAGCTGCTTGACACGGTCTTTCACAGCGCTATCTCCGCCGGCGCCAGGGCTAGGAACTCAACCAACATATCGAGAGGCGTGCTGGGGTACCCGAGGGCCGCCGTTGAGATGGCCGCGGAGAGGCTGGGCGGCCTCGACGACAAGGTAGTCCTTATAGTTGGCGCCGGCATGGCGGCCAGCGAGATGGCCCAGCACCTCTGCTCCAAGTGGAGGCCCTCAAAGGTCATGGTGGCCGACAGGAACGCTGAAAAGGCTAGGGCGATCCTGTCCCTGTGCCCCTCCGCAGGCGGCGAGTTCATAGAGCTGACCAAGGTGGCGAACCTAGACGTGGTCGACGCCATGCTGGTTGCCATAAAGGGCGGCATGAGGCCCGAGCTAGGCGTGGCGGCGAGGAGGTCAAAGGTGGTCGTCGACATATCGACGCCTCAGGCCTCGCCCACAGCGCACGTCACTATAGATGACGTTAAGGACTTCGTTAACCACAACCTGTCGCGCAGGCTGGCCGAGGTCCCAGCGGCTGAGGGCATAGTGGAGGACGAACTGTCAAGGCTTCAGGCCATGTTGCTGAGGAAGTCCGTGGACAAGGCCATATCCTCTATCATGAGGGTCATCAGCGTCATAGTTGACGAGGAGGCCAAGGTGACGGCGAAGAACATAGAGGGGGGCGAGGACCCGTACCAGGCCATAATGACAGCGCTGAACAGCACAGTGAAGAGGGCCATGTTCCCCATCTTCTCCTACCTCAGGGAGAGGCCGGAGTCAAGGCTGAGCTGGCAAGGGAGCTTATGAACAGGTACGAGTCCATGCTAAGCCTGAGGGGTAGAAGTTGACGGGGTTCCCAAGGATAAGGCCCAGGAGGCTCAGGGGGTCGGGCGCCCTGAGGTCGCTCATAGCGGAGGTCGACCTGACGCCCTCAAGGTTCATAATGCCCCTGTTCGTTGACGAGAACCTCAAGTCGCCGGCCCCGACCCCAGGCCTAGACGGCTACACCACTTATCCGCCTGACTCCAGGGAGCTCGTGAACCTGGTCAACGCGGCCATGGAGGTTGGGGTTAAGTCGTTCCTGCTCTTCGGGGTGCCCTCGGTTAAGGATGAGGTGGGCTCAAGGGCCTTCGCTGATGACGGCCCAGTGCAGAAGGCCCTGAGGCTTATAAGGTCTGAGGTGGGCTGGGAGCCCGTCCTCATGACAGACCTCTGCATATGCGAGTACACCTCCCACGGCCACTGCGGCCTCCCAGTTAACTCAAGGAGGGGTGCGGTGATAGACAATGACTCGACGCTGAAGGTCTACCAGAGGATAGCGGTGTCGCAGGCCCAGGCGGGGGCCGACTTCGTAGCCCCCTCGGGCATGATGGACGGGCAGGTGAAGGTTATAAGGGAGGCCCTTGATGACGCAGGCCTCACAGACGTCGGCATAATGGCCTACTCCGTCAAGTACGCCAGCTCCATGTATGGCCCCTTCAGGCAGGCTGTTGACTCAGCGCCAAGGTTTGGTGACAGGAAGAGCTACCAGATGGACCCGCGCAACGCCAGGGAGGCGATAAAGGAGGTCAGGCTTGACCTTGAGGAGGGAGCCGACATAGCGATGGTGAAGCCGGCCCTCCTCTACCTTGACGTGATAAGCCTCGTGAAGAGGTACTACCCTGACGTGCCGCTGGCCGCCTATAACGTGAGCGGGGAGTACTCCATGATAAGGGCGGCGGCAAGGCAGGGCCTCATAGATGGA is part of the Acidilobus sp. 7A genome and encodes:
- the hemB gene encoding porphobilinogen synthase; translated protein: MTGFPRIRPRRLRGSGALRSLIAEVDLTPSRFIMPLFVDENLKSPAPTPGLDGYTTYPPDSRELVNLVNAAMEVGVKSFLLFGVPSVKDEVGSRAFADDGPVQKALRLIRSEVGWEPVLMTDLCICEYTSHGHCGLPVNSRRGAVIDNDSTLKVYQRIAVSQAQAGADFVAPSGMMDGQVKVIREALDDAGLTDVGIMAYSVKYASSMYGPFRQAVDSAPRFGDRKSYQMDPRNAREAIKEVRLDLEEGADIAMVKPALLYLDVISLVKRYYPDVPLAAYNVSGEYSMIRAAARQGLIDGTAAMLEALYSIRRAGADMIITYFALDAARAIASGKYFF
- a CDS encoding APC family permease: MVEREPGPESGQGSPDGQSGGGSRGFVSRSPPGHLVESDLKLSRSLGFWHYVGLNIGAIIGAGWLLAPLGAAAFAGPLSIASWLVAAVLVIFMALAYAYLAGLAPRTGGVVRYPQMAHGDLAGFVTGVLYLLSISSLMPAEAIAVVSYASYYVPGLVTRATVLGQPVTVVTWKGMLLALAIVALVFLINYFGVKLVGNVSLGLMIWKVIVPLVAIVALFALAFNPHNLTLQGPTQASSMGLTGAAAVLMAIPLAGIAYAMLGFRQAVDYGGEGRSSSRDVPLAVITSVLIASIIFILLQVAFIGGLRWSAITVGSPSDAAPLTPGNWSGLATSNIASAPLASELALAGLGALSVLMIIDAWVSPLGNSIIQMGNLARIVYGIAANGHLPSRLTSLNRYAVPGLGLLVALALGLAFMVPLPSWYAIGGYAVLTTLMTYVTGGTALGAFSRRGRAVFKVVGALGAMAAALLAYWAGMTLMIPVFMTFISGVAAYLVIRGVTGQRSLLSIGIPYAAVIAFVDYMLAVNVFYPISSGLTTSAHEVTALVTISLALSAAETAVALVSYALVGGPEERKAVRSGAWFVTLAFLIFLIDVIGPYGLSSVYGGSPLLPFPYDLVTVAAGAVTLYVVAVLTAP
- a CDS encoding ferredoxin oxidoreductase, translating into MEAAQEVKSKRPIPLSTNYAVAHAAKDLDVDVVAAYPITPQTTVVEKLSEFVANGELDAEFIHVESEHSALSATLAASLTGARAFTATASQGLALMHEMLHVASGLRAPIVMSVAMRALSAPISIWNDQTDLFNARDTGWIIYFVHTAQEAYDTVIQAYRLAEDRGVMLPVMVGYDGYVMSHTTEPVVVEDRASVLKFAPKRPYPYRLDPDKPVTIGPIVPPEYYYELKYQQVKAMEGVPEKAEDVDREFQKAFGRGYGIMECYMCEGADALIVANASYAATLKSVLPDAWREGLKVGLLRLRLYRPFPAKHFVNYTSNVKSVLVIDRAISYGAPYQGPLANEIAGLKVREDLGFNLTSVVAGIGQRAMEPEDFLALARLAWEARTRKYPETIFYGVRE
- a CDS encoding thiamine pyrophosphate-dependent enzyme, with product MAQQAGKSLRIKSLFDLPREELFISGHGLCAGCTAGTIMRMLTKVAGKDTIIVNATGCVEVATTRYPYSNWLVPWFHSAFENAGASASGIARTIEVLKRKGVIPKDKQAKVVVVAGDGGTVDIGLQSLSGMLERRDPVMYVLYDNEAYMNTGIQRSGATPFHAWTTTTPAGKVWRGEWRTKKDIAMIVAAHRIPYVATANPAYPQDMINKFARGLEVLDEGPSFIHVLMACTTGWRFDPALGITISRLATETGVFPLYEIDHGNFRVTFPVAKRKPVSEYLKLQGRFAHLTPAEIEEIQKLVNERVAEINKLAGKEVIGPVAK
- the lysS gene encoding lysine--tRNA ligase, encoding MEWDKERLKLLDELKARGINPYPHKFPVTHTIRQIRELAASRPDKPHEPFVAGVSTAGRVANIRRHGKASFVDIFDEGERLQLYLRVNELGDRYDDFLHFVGRGDIIGVTGDLFYTMKGELSLLVKDYQLLAKALIEPPDWTKLTPEFRYAHRYVDFLYNDQARRAMEIRFNTIREIRQYLYSRGFVEVETPVLQPVYGGALARPFMTHVNALDEDWYLRISLELYLKRFIVGGFDKVFEIGKVFRNEDIDVTHNPEFTMMELYWAYADYNDIMDLTEDMIRAVAQRVLGTTKLKIPMPDGSVAEVDVGQRFRRATMFDLLSEAIGKSLDSVSDDEMKHMLDQLGLVPRGGVYSRGLMIEKLFDKLVTPKLIQPTFVLDYPIETTPLCKPHRSKPGLVERFELYVAGVELANAYSELNDPVLQDKLFKEEQEMRKRGDLEAHPYDVDFVRALSYGMPPTGGLGVGIDRLVMMLVGVNSIKEALPFPMVSSKLVQGV